The following are from one region of the Stanieria cyanosphaera PCC 7437 genome:
- a CDS encoding two-partner secretion domain-containing protein codes for MDKIFFTLISCSFISYAFSLSVQAQIISDDTLDSQVNSTQTQQLIITGGKQAGTNLFHSFTKFSIPTNFTAYFENNLAIKNIFTRVTGGIISNLDGVIKANGNASLFLINPTGIILGPNAQLNLGGSFIATTADAVVFQDGIEFSATSQQVKPLLTVHIPIGLQYGATAGAIISQSSNINQSTYLNVTPGNTIALLGGDVFLENTLINNPQGRIELGSVAKNQLVTIKPGSQGWIIDYSLVQKFEQIKLTKQTLVQSADGGVIQFRGKDITLDNAAVFNLTTQAINGGSTNLIANNIVELSNSFISTSVGGQFGLQIPGKGGDIFIKANQVQLSNGSGISAETLSLGEGGNINIEAKNLIEIVGKNDFVTSFISTSTAERGTGGQITLNTARLLLKDGGQIQAASFGQGQAGTITANATESIEISGTEVNSQGRLFRSGFFASAGLEDVAFELQPLGKSGNLIIKTPNLKIENGGQISVSNFGQENAGNIDINVDDLSLATQGEIIADTASGTGGLIELTANNIILQPEGQITTTAARNGDGGNIQITSNNLALFPQTQINANAQEGSGGNILINTQGFFYSPTSLITASSNFGTDGVIEIITPDVDSAINTISSEQSPLKAEDLIYTGCGLGGDFAEDQFRYIGRGGLPPNPIEGTVVQDSLADLGSEASPTTDQLPSDQQSKIDKTSSFQSIVEANNWIVNQKGNIELTSDGDTSLHLLSFSCQLK; via the coding sequence GTGGATAAAATTTTTTTTACTTTAATTAGTTGTAGTTTTATTTCTTACGCTTTCTCTCTTTCTGTTCAAGCGCAAATTATTAGTGATGACACTTTAGATAGTCAAGTTAATTCTACTCAGACTCAACAGTTAATTATTACTGGAGGAAAGCAAGCAGGAACTAATTTATTTCATAGCTTTACTAAATTTTCAATACCTACTAATTTTACCGCTTACTTTGAGAATAATTTAGCCATCAAAAATATTTTTACTCGTGTGACGGGAGGAATAATATCTAATCTTGATGGTGTAATCAAAGCTAATGGTAATGCTAGTTTATTCTTGATTAATCCCACAGGAATTATATTAGGGCCTAATGCACAGTTAAATTTAGGTGGTTCTTTTATTGCTACTACAGCAGATGCAGTTGTGTTTCAGGATGGGATTGAATTTTCGGCTACTTCTCAACAAGTTAAACCCTTGCTAACAGTTCATATTCCCATCGGTTTACAATATGGTGCTACAGCAGGGGCAATTATTAGTCAAAGTTCTAATATTAATCAATCAACTTATTTAAATGTTACACCTGGTAATACGATCGCTTTATTAGGAGGAGATGTTTTTTTAGAAAATACTTTAATTAATAATCCTCAAGGAAGAATAGAACTTGGTAGTGTAGCAAAAAACCAATTAGTAACAATTAAGCCTGGTAGTCAGGGATGGATAATAGATTACAGTTTAGTACAAAAATTTGAGCAAATAAAATTAACTAAACAAACTCTTGTTCAATCTGCCGATGGTGGAGTAATTCAATTTCGAGGTAAAGATATTACTTTAGATAATGCTGCGGTTTTTAATCTGACTACTCAAGCAATTAATGGTGGTAGCACTAATTTAATTGCTAATAATATAGTTGAGCTATCTAATAGTTTTATTTCTACTTCTGTAGGAGGACAATTTGGCTTACAAATTCCTGGTAAAGGAGGAGATATTTTTATTAAAGCCAATCAAGTACAATTAAGTAATGGTTCTGGTATTTCTGCTGAGACTCTTAGTTTAGGTGAAGGAGGAAATATCAATATTGAAGCCAAAAATTTAATTGAAATAGTGGGCAAAAATGATTTTGTTACTTCTTTTATCTCAACTTCTACAGCAGAAAGAGGAACAGGAGGACAAATTACTCTGAATACAGCAAGGTTATTATTAAAAGATGGTGGACAAATTCAAGCAGCTAGTTTTGGACAAGGACAAGCTGGAACTATTACTGCTAATGCAACAGAATCAATAGAAATATCTGGTACGGAAGTAAATAGTCAGGGAAGATTATTTAGAAGTGGTTTTTTTGCTTCTGCTGGTTTGGAAGATGTCGCTTTTGAGTTACAACCTCTTGGGAAAAGTGGCAATTTAATTATCAAAACTCCAAATCTTAAGATTGAAAACGGAGGACAAATATCTGTTAGTAATTTTGGTCAAGAAAATGCAGGAAATATAGATATTAATGTTGATGATTTATCTTTAGCAACTCAAGGTGAAATTATTGCTGATACCGCTTCTGGAACTGGAGGTTTGATTGAATTAACAGCTAATAATATTATTTTGCAACCAGAAGGACAAATTACTACTACTGCTGCTAGAAATGGTGATGGTGGCAATATTCAAATTACTTCAAATAATCTAGCTTTATTTCCGCAAACTCAAATCAATGCTAATGCTCAAGAAGGAAGTGGTGGTAATATCCTAATTAATACCCAGGGTTTCTTCTATAGTCCTACTAGTTTGATTACAGCAAGTTCAAATTTTGGTACAGATGGAGTAATAGAGATCATTACCCCTGATGTCGATTCTGCGATTAACACCATTTCTAGTGAACAATCACCCTTGAAGGCTGAAGATTTAATTTATACTGGTTGTGGTTTGGGAGGAGATTTTGCTGAGGATCAGTTTCGTTATATTGGTCGAGGAGGATTACCGCCAAATCCGATCGAAGGAACAGTAGTGCAAGATTCTTTGGCGGATCTCGGCAGTGAGGCATCGCCAACAACTGATCAATTACCATCTGATCAGCAATCAAAAATTGATAAAACCTCATCATTTCAATCCATTGTTGAAGCAAATAATTGGATTGTTAATCAAAAAGGGAATATAGAACTTACTTCTGATGGTGATACATCTTTGCATTTATTATCATTCAGTTGTCAACTGAAATAA
- a CDS encoding DUF6492 family protein: protein MKNQTCCIITPSYVKDFDRCRLLSETITQFNQSPINHYIIVDQKDERLFSQLKKANTEIITVESVLPWWIKKIPFLKNGWFSFKTLPLRNWFIQQLVKLSIAKDVAEEVLIFVDSDVAFIRPFDTKNFIVDHQVRLFREPDAIAAGSELSAWSDVACDLLQLPRLPRPVPNYLGNVITWKKDNVFKLHNYIEEISNQEWIKTIAKSWHLSEYLLYGTFVDQVLKEKSGHFYDPVKNCHEYWTPQSMSDQQLQQFFSEVTNDHIAVMISAKAGMPVSRYEKYIKEQKL, encoded by the coding sequence ATGAAAAATCAAACTTGTTGTATCATTACCCCTAGCTACGTTAAGGATTTTGATAGATGTCGTCTTTTATCTGAAACTATTACTCAATTTAATCAATCCCCAATCAATCATTATATCATTGTTGATCAAAAAGATGAAAGACTTTTTTCTCAACTAAAAAAAGCTAATACAGAAATTATTACAGTAGAATCAGTTTTACCTTGGTGGATTAAAAAAATTCCTTTTCTAAAAAACGGCTGGTTTAGTTTCAAAACTTTACCATTAAGAAACTGGTTTATTCAACAATTAGTTAAACTTTCTATTGCCAAAGATGTTGCTGAAGAAGTTTTAATTTTTGTAGATTCAGATGTTGCTTTTATTCGTCCTTTTGATACTAAAAATTTTATTGTAGATCATCAAGTTAGACTCTTTCGCGAACCTGATGCGATCGCTGCTGGTTCTGAATTATCTGCCTGGAGTGATGTGGCGTGTGATTTATTGCAGTTACCTCGCTTACCACGTCCAGTACCTAATTATTTAGGAAATGTGATTACTTGGAAAAAGGATAATGTCTTTAAATTACATAATTATATAGAAGAAATTTCTAATCAAGAATGGATTAAAACTATTGCTAAATCTTGGCATCTTTCTGAATATCTTTTGTATGGAACTTTTGTTGATCAAGTATTAAAAGAAAAATCAGGTCATTTTTATGATCCAGTCAAAAATTGCCATGAATACTGGACTCCTCAATCGATGTCTGATCAACAGTTACAGCAGTTTTTTTCCGAAGTTACTAACGATCATATTGCGGTGATGATTTCGGCTAAAGCAGGTATGCCAGTAAGTCGTTATGAGAAATATATTAAAGAACAAAAATTGTAA
- a CDS encoding CBS domain-containing protein produces the protein MDLILCHQTADFDALGAAVGLSRLKKGAKIVLTGGAHPTVKDFLALHRDEFPLIESRSVNTQAIRSIFVVDTQKRDRLGKSSEWLDLKHLNSIEIYDHHLNAESDIPATVKHLDAVGSTTTIIAELLQSEAIELTPFEATAMALGVHVDTCSFTSEQTTARDAQALAWLLSVGANIKIIAEYVEPGLSPQLQTLLKEALEKLQRSIIQGYTIASVLLKTDEFIPGLSSLASRLMDLTESDALLLGHEYNRNQNSTTEKSSQRLTVIGRSQIPQTNLNLLFESHGGGGHPQAASLTTSTNEPKVFFQQLVEQLQTQIPQPPTARDLMSSPVRTIRPDTTIEQAQRILFRYGHSGLSVVDENDCLVGVISRRDLDIALHHGFSHAPVKGYMTRNLKTITPETSLPEIESLMVTYDVGRLPVLDRGQLIGIVTRTDVLRQLHQEREEKPQGNQQPLTSCLLPTIKARLAPEIWRLLEQASNEAQSRGWHLYLVGGGVRDLLLTEANQPLLLQDIDLVVDGFHRATDDGAGLELASKIQQMYPQARLSVHGEFQTAALLWHKDPTLGNLWIDIATARTEFYPYPAANPEVEASSIRQDLYRRDFTINALAVRLTSPKKGEFSRKGDLLDFFGGLLDLRSRQIRVLHPNSFIEDPTRIYRAVRFAVRLGFTIESQTEEYIRYAIASGVYERLRLENQQAPALTTRLRTELKYILQAEYWKPALQLLADLEALRCLHQDLILTNQLWWQIRCVSRWLKIIDPENNFDHWLIRLEVLIAHLNPSERIKVATNLQLPKDSLQRLKKLEQIETEVIEKLPHYQRKSEIYLLLRQYKYVSLILLSVRTSKSIRRTIWQYLTRLAKVEPLLNGNDLKNLGYQPGPIYKQILDNLLIATLDGKIHSYTEAEAFIQQNY, from the coding sequence ATGGATTTAATTTTGTGTCATCAAACAGCCGATTTTGATGCTTTAGGTGCAGCAGTAGGCTTATCTCGGTTGAAAAAAGGAGCGAAAATAGTTTTAACTGGAGGCGCGCATCCTACAGTAAAAGATTTTTTAGCTTTACATCGGGATGAATTTCCTTTAATTGAATCTCGTAGCGTTAATACTCAAGCAATTCGTTCGATTTTCGTAGTAGATACCCAAAAACGCGATCGCTTGGGAAAAAGTTCAGAATGGTTAGATCTCAAGCATTTAAATTCTATCGAAATTTACGACCATCATCTCAATGCTGAATCGGATATTCCTGCGACAGTTAAACATCTTGATGCAGTGGGTTCGACAACTACCATCATCGCAGAATTATTACAATCAGAAGCAATTGAATTAACTCCTTTTGAAGCGACAGCAATGGCATTAGGAGTTCATGTTGATACTTGTTCTTTTACTTCTGAACAAACTACTGCCCGTGATGCCCAAGCATTAGCATGGTTGTTGTCAGTGGGAGCGAATATCAAAATTATTGCTGAATACGTTGAACCAGGTTTGTCTCCTCAATTACAAACACTATTAAAAGAAGCACTAGAAAAACTGCAAAGATCAATTATTCAAGGCTACACTATTGCTTCAGTCTTACTAAAAACCGATGAATTTATTCCTGGTTTATCTAGCCTTGCCTCACGTTTGATGGATCTTACTGAAAGCGACGCACTTTTACTCGGACATGAATATAATCGAAATCAAAATTCTACTACAGAAAAGTCAAGTCAAAGGTTAACTGTCATCGGGCGATCGCAAATTCCTCAGACTAATCTTAATCTACTGTTTGAATCTCATGGTGGTGGGGGACATCCTCAAGCAGCTTCTTTGACAACTAGTACTAATGAACCAAAAGTTTTTTTTCAACAGTTAGTTGAACAACTACAAACACAAATCCCCCAACCTCCTACAGCTAGAGATTTAATGTCTTCTCCAGTTAGAACTATTCGCCCTGATACTACCATCGAACAGGCACAAAGAATTTTATTTCGCTATGGGCATTCAGGTTTATCGGTAGTAGATGAAAATGACTGTTTGGTAGGAGTGATCTCCCGCAGAGATTTGGATATAGCTTTACATCATGGTTTTAGTCATGCCCCAGTTAAAGGCTACATGACAAGAAATTTAAAAACCATCACTCCTGAGACTTCCTTACCAGAAATAGAATCTTTGATGGTAACTTATGATGTGGGAAGATTACCTGTTTTAGATCGGGGGCAATTAATCGGAATTGTAACTCGTACTGATGTTTTAAGGCAGTTACATCAAGAGCGAGAAGAAAAACCTCAAGGAAATCAACAACCTCTTACTTCCTGTCTCTTACCTACAATTAAAGCTAGACTAGCCCCAGAAATTTGGCGATTATTAGAACAAGCTAGTAATGAAGCGCAAAGTAGAGGTTGGCATCTTTATCTAGTTGGTGGTGGTGTTAGAGATTTATTATTAACCGAAGCAAATCAACCTTTACTTCTACAAGATATCGATCTCGTGGTTGATGGTTTTCACCGTGCTACCGATGATGGTGCAGGATTAGAATTGGCTTCAAAGATACAACAGATGTATCCCCAAGCGCGTTTATCAGTACATGGTGAGTTTCAAACTGCTGCCTTACTGTGGCACAAAGATCCTACTTTAGGTAACCTTTGGATTGATATTGCCACAGCTAGAACCGAATTTTATCCTTATCCCGCAGCTAACCCTGAAGTAGAAGCTAGTTCGATTCGTCAGGACTTGTATCGTCGAGATTTTACGATTAATGCCCTGGCAGTTAGATTAACCTCACCTAAGAAAGGTGAATTTTCCAGGAAAGGAGACTTATTAGACTTTTTTGGTGGTTTGCTAGATCTGCGATCGCGTCAAATTCGCGTGCTTCATCCCAATAGTTTTATCGAAGATCCTACCCGTATTTATCGCGCGGTAAGATTTGCGGTACGTTTAGGTTTTACCATTGAATCACAAACAGAAGAATATATTCGTTATGCGATCGCAAGTGGTGTTTACGAAAGATTGAGATTAGAAAATCAGCAAGCACCAGCCTTAACTACTAGATTAAGAACAGAATTAAAATATATTTTACAAGCGGAATATTGGAAACCAGCTTTACAATTACTAGCAGACTTAGAAGCCTTACGCTGTCTGCATCAAGATTTAATTTTAACTAATCAATTGTGGTGGCAAATTCGTTGTGTTTCTCGTTGGTTAAAAATCATTGATCCAGAAAATAATTTTGACCACTGGTTAATCAGATTAGAAGTATTAATTGCTCACCTAAACCCATCGGAAAGAATCAAAGTAGCCACTAATTTACAATTACCTAAAGATAGTCTTCAAAGACTCAAAAAACTAGAACAAATAGAAACTGAAGTAATAGAAAAACTACCTCATTATCAGCGTAAAAGTGAAATATATTTATTACTGCGTCAATATAAATATGTAAGTTTAATCTTATTATCAGTACGAACTTCTAAATCAATTCGTCGTACTATTTGGCAATATTTGACTCGATTGGCAAAAGTTGAACCACTTTTAAACGGTAACGATCTTAAAAATCTGGGTTATCAACCAGGGCCAATTTACAAACAAATACTCGATAATTTATTAATAGCAACTTTGGATGGCAAAATTCATAGTTATACAGAAGCAGAAGCTTTTATTCAACAAAATTATTAA
- a CDS encoding GrpB family protein, translating to MAIKVEVLPHNPKWRDEFAKEANQINLALGENVVTIHHIGSTALPNIYAKPIIDLLVEVENLTQVDLCNCAMQELGYEVMGEFGIPRRRYFRKDNEVGIRTHHVHVFESASSEVERHLAFRDYMIAHQDYAQQYSQLKRELVKKLHWSDIESYMDGKDKFIKEMEKKALEWQRVVKKA from the coding sequence ATGGCAATCAAAGTTGAAGTTCTACCTCATAATCCTAAGTGGCGCGATGAATTTGCCAAGGAAGCAAATCAGATCAATTTGGCTTTAGGAGAAAATGTAGTAACAATTCATCACATTGGTAGTACAGCCCTTCCTAATATCTACGCCAAACCTATCATCGATTTACTAGTTGAAGTTGAAAATCTAACTCAAGTAGATCTATGTAATTGTGCAATGCAAGAATTAGGCTACGAAGTGATGGGTGAGTTTGGCATCCCCCGTCGTCGCTACTTTAGAAAGGATAACGAAGTTGGGATCAGGACTCATCACGTCCACGTCTTTGAAAGTGCTTCTTCAGAAGTAGAACGTCATCTAGCCTTTCGAGATTACATGATTGCTCATCAAGATTATGCTCAACAATACAGTCAACTCAAACGAGAGTTGGTTAAAAAGTTGCATTGGAGCGATATAGAAAGTTATATGGATGGAAAAGATAAATTCATCAAAGAGATGGAGAAAAAAGCCTTAGAATGGCAGAGAGTGGTGAAAAAAGCTTAA
- a CDS encoding DUF29 family protein, with the protein MTQELIDLRQSILDGRYQDALDIIDELEGMSKQAILRNIESCLVRLLVHLIKIQIEKRTTKSWRSSIANSIVKIKKLNLKDNKKSYYLESGEWQEYLAEALNPALNEACLEVKEGIFDYKQLKQEIDKNQLFNWANSLLNLTYKNSTEQLSEMTLDYLESLV; encoded by the coding sequence ATGACACAAGAATTAATTGATCTAAGGCAAAGTATCTTGGATGGACGTTACCAAGATGCTCTAGACATTATCGATGAATTAGAAGGAATGAGCAAACAAGCAATTTTGAGAAATATTGAATCTTGTTTAGTGCGTTTGCTAGTTCATTTAATTAAAATACAAATAGAAAAAAGAACAACTAAATCATGGCGTTCATCTATTGCTAACTCAATAGTTAAAATTAAAAAACTTAATTTGAAAGATAACAAAAAATCTTATTATCTTGAATCGGGAGAATGGCAAGAATATTTAGCAGAAGCGTTAAATCCCGCTTTGAATGAAGCTTGTCTTGAAGTAAAAGAAGGAATTTTTGACTACAAACAGTTGAAACAAGAAATTGATAAAAATCAACTTTTTAATTGGGCTAATTCTTTACTCAATTTAACTTATAAGAACTCAACCGAGCAACTTTCAGAGATGACGCTTGATTATTTAGAAAGTTTGGTATAA
- a CDS encoding RuBisCO large subunit C-terminal-like domain-containing protein, with protein sequence MAIEVDYRFPPGIDATRQAKTIAVGQTAGTWNNNFAHRETQLQKHLGQVINVNQDEAGYGIATISFPEINVENDIPSLLTMIFGKYSLAGAAKIIDLRLPKSYGRLPTLGIKGIRAKLSVSDRPLIMAIFKPALGLSAEDHAEILKQVAFAGLDIIKDDEILGDLPTAPTLERLTACRRVLTEVQEKTGKIVLYAINLTGRADRLLQKARLLVQSGANALLFNVLTYGFSILEALADDPAVNVPIFVHPAFAGALCAGTDTGLNYSVVLGTLMAHSGADAVLYPAHYGSLPFDPQEESKIRDILRSRNCFPVPSAGIHPGVVPKALTDYGNDVILNAGTGIMDHPDGAAAGVQAFFEALARIKNNQSFDLNSIPSGALYQAIAKWGTI encoded by the coding sequence ATGGCGATAGAAGTAGATTACCGTTTTCCACCTGGAATTGATGCTACCCGTCAAGCGAAAACCATTGCTGTTGGACAAACTGCGGGAACTTGGAATAATAATTTTGCTCATCGAGAAACTCAACTGCAAAAACATCTCGGACAAGTAATTAACGTTAATCAAGATGAGGCTGGTTATGGTATCGCTACCATTAGTTTTCCAGAAATAAATGTTGAAAATGACATTCCTAGCTTGTTAACCATGATTTTTGGCAAATACTCCTTAGCTGGTGCTGCCAAAATCATCGATTTGAGACTGCCTAAAAGTTATGGTAGATTACCAACACTAGGAATTAAGGGAATTAGAGCTAAATTAAGTGTAAGCGATCGCCCTTTAATTATGGCAATTTTTAAGCCTGCTTTGGGATTATCTGCCGAAGATCATGCAGAGATTTTAAAACAAGTAGCTTTTGCAGGTTTGGATATTATTAAGGATGACGAAATTTTAGGTGATTTACCCACTGCACCGACTTTAGAAAGATTAACTGCCTGTCGTCGAGTTTTAACAGAAGTTCAAGAGAAGACAGGTAAAATTGTTTTGTATGCTATCAATTTAACTGGAAGAGCGGATCGATTATTGCAAAAAGCTCGCTTATTAGTTCAATCAGGAGCAAATGCGCTTTTATTTAACGTTCTTACTTATGGTTTTTCTATTTTAGAAGCTTTAGCTGACGATCCAGCCGTTAATGTCCCCATTTTTGTTCATCCTGCTTTTGCTGGCGCACTTTGTGCAGGTACAGATACAGGTTTAAATTATTCCGTAGTTTTAGGAACTCTGATGGCGCATAGTGGTGCCGATGCAGTTTTGTATCCTGCTCACTATGGTAGTTTACCTTTTGATCCTCAAGAAGAAAGTAAAATTAGAGATATTTTGCGATCGCGTAACTGTTTTCCTGTTCCCTCGGCTGGAATTCATCCTGGTGTTGTCCCCAAAGCATTAACTGATTATGGTAATGATGTCATTCTCAATGCAGGTACAGGAATTATGGATCATCCCGATGGTGCAGCAGCAGGAGTTCAAGCTTTTTTTGAAGCTTTAGCTAGAATAAAAAACAATCAATCTTTTGACCTTAATAGTATCCCTTCAGGTGCATTGTATCAAGCGATCGCGAAATGGGGAACGATTTGA
- a CDS encoding type II toxin-antitoxin system TacA family antitoxin has product MSSSTKNDARVTARIPQQIKETLEQAAILSGATLNQFIVAAAIKEAQQILEADRAIKLSQQDAEKVFSLLENPPTPNERLKTAAAKHRAFFHETD; this is encoded by the coding sequence ATGTCTAGTAGTACTAAAAATGATGCTCGCGTAACTGCGAGGATTCCTCAGCAAATCAAAGAAACTTTAGAACAGGCTGCTATTTTATCTGGTGCAACTTTAAATCAATTTATTGTGGCAGCAGCCATTAAAGAAGCCCAACAAATTCTAGAAGCAGACAGAGCGATCAAGTTATCTCAACAAGATGCAGAGAAAGTGTTTTCGCTCTTAGAAAATCCTCCGACTCCCAATGAAAGATTGAAAACTGCTGCTGCCAAACATAGAGCATTTTTCCATGAAACTGATTAA
- the bioF gene encoding 8-amino-7-oxononanoate synthase, protein MSSNPYDWLEKSLATIHRANWYRSVKTIDSLPDAVVNLEGKKVINFASNDYLGLAGDERLIEAAIQATQQYGTGSTGSRLLSGHRELHQELENAIASLKQTESALVFSSGYLANLGTITTLVGQKDLILTDKYNHSSLKNGAKLSGAKIIEYNHCDIPDLILKLQQNRSLYRRCLIITDSVFSMDGDLCPLPQLISLAEQFDCMLLVDEAHATGVMGKTGAGCVEHFNCTGKQLIQIGTLSKALGSLGGYVAGSATLIDFLRNRAPSWIYTTALSPADTAAALSAIAIIQTEPSRRKQLWRNIHYLQQQLSQFNLLPSASPIICLGLTTPEQALKLAQQLTEAGIFAPAIRPPTVPTSRLRFSVMATHQTEHLQQLITQLTSNYYFS, encoded by the coding sequence ATGTCCTCCAACCCCTATGATTGGTTAGAAAAATCCTTAGCAACTATTCATCGCGCTAACTGGTATCGTTCCGTTAAAACAATCGATAGTCTTCCCGATGCAGTAGTAAATTTAGAAGGAAAAAAAGTAATTAACTTTGCCAGTAACGATTATTTAGGATTAGCAGGAGATGAGCGACTAATTGAAGCAGCCATTCAAGCCACCCAGCAATATGGTACAGGTAGTACAGGTTCTCGTTTACTCAGTGGACATCGAGAATTACATCAAGAACTAGAAAATGCGATCGCATCTTTGAAACAAACTGAATCTGCTTTAGTCTTTAGTTCTGGTTATTTGGCAAATTTAGGTACAATTACTACTTTAGTCGGACAAAAAGATCTAATTCTCACAGACAAATATAACCATTCCAGTTTAAAAAACGGTGCAAAATTAAGTGGGGCAAAAATAATTGAATATAATCACTGCGATATCCCAGATTTAATCTTAAAACTCCAACAAAACCGTTCTTTATATCGTCGCTGTCTTATTATTACTGACAGTGTTTTTAGTATGGATGGTGATTTGTGTCCCTTACCCCAATTAATCTCTCTGGCAGAACAATTTGATTGTATGTTACTCGTCGATGAAGCACACGCAACAGGAGTAATGGGTAAAACTGGTGCTGGTTGTGTCGAACATTTCAATTGTACAGGTAAACAACTTATTCAAATCGGAACTCTTAGTAAGGCATTAGGTAGCTTAGGTGGTTACGTTGCAGGCAGTGCCACTTTAATTGATTTCCTTCGTAATCGCGCTCCTAGTTGGATCTATACTACCGCCTTATCACCAGCAGACACCGCAGCAGCCTTAAGTGCGATCGCAATTATTCAAACCGAACCTTCTCGACGAAAACAATTATGGCGTAATATACATTATCTTCAACAGCAGCTATCTCAATTCAACTTATTACCTTCAGCATCACCTATTATTTGTTTGGGTTTAACCACTCCAGAACAAGCTCTCAAATTAGCCCAACAATTAACTGAAGCTGGTATCTTTGCGCCTGCTATTCGTCCTCCTACCGTTCCTACCAGTCGTCTGCGTTTCTCAGTAATGGCAACTCATCAAACCGAACATTTACAGCAATTAATAACTCAATTAACCAGCAACTATTATTTCAGTTGA
- a CDS encoding GNAT family N-acetyltransferase: MKLIKLLDTSHNRDNFDCGSEALNRYLQQTARQHNTKGISRTFVLIDSEQPQTIIGFFTLALCEVHATQLPNKWSKKYSATIAGVKLARLAVAKTYQRQGIGEILMVEAMKRALIIADNAGVIGLFVDAKDEAAKEYYHRYDFVSLEDNPLKMFLPLATIREII, encoded by the coding sequence ATGAAACTGATTAAATTGCTGGATACTTCCCATAATCGCGATAATTTTGATTGCGGTAGCGAAGCTCTCAATCGTTATCTTCAGCAAACAGCCAGACAACACAATACAAAAGGAATCTCTCGTACTTTCGTTTTAATAGATTCAGAACAACCCCAGACAATAATTGGCTTTTTTACTTTAGCTCTTTGCGAAGTTCATGCCACACAATTACCGAATAAGTGGAGCAAAAAATATTCTGCTACCATCGCAGGAGTAAAATTAGCCAGGTTAGCTGTAGCCAAAACTTACCAACGCCAGGGAATTGGCGAGATTTTGATGGTAGAAGCGATGAAAAGAGCGTTAATTATTGCGGATAATGCAGGAGTCATCGGCTTGTTTGTCGATGCTAAAGATGAAGCAGCTAAAGAATATTACCATCGGTATGATTTTGTAAGTCTTGAAGATAATCCTTTGAAAATGTTTCTTCCTCTAGCTACAATTCGAGAAATTATCTAA
- the trmB gene encoding tRNA (guanosine(46)-N7)-methyltransferase TrmB encodes MPKVRIRQHVNPLSRKFQQPIQLPDWNTIYQNPNLPLHLDIGCARGKFLLQMAQLQPEINFLGIEIRESLVKDANQIRDELGLTNLHYLFGNINTSTSLILNSFPDNTVKYITIQFPDPWFKKKHNKRRVVQPELVNILVDYLVEGGIIFLQSDIEEVAREMKVRFSAHSALVQQHQTTWLDYNPLPIPTERELYVLADNLPVYRVLYKKLTN; translated from the coding sequence TTGCCTAAAGTTCGTATTCGTCAACACGTTAATCCCCTTAGTCGTAAATTTCAACAACCAATCCAACTTCCAGATTGGAATACAATTTATCAAAATCCCAATCTTCCTCTACATCTAGATATTGGTTGTGCTAGAGGAAAGTTTTTGCTACAAATGGCACAACTTCAACCAGAAATCAACTTTTTAGGCATTGAAATTCGTGAATCTTTAGTCAAAGATGCTAATCAAATCAGAGACGAATTAGGTTTAACTAATCTTCATTATCTCTTTGGTAATATTAATACTTCTACTTCGTTAATACTTAATTCTTTCCCAGATAATACTGTTAAATATATTACCATTCAGTTTCCCGATCCTTGGTTTAAGAAAAAACATAATAAACGTCGAGTTGTCCAACCAGAATTAGTCAATATTTTAGTGGATTATTTAGTTGAAGGTGGCATAATCTTTTTACAATCAGATATTGAAGAAGTTGCCAGAGAAATGAAAGTCCGCTTTTCTGCCCATTCTGCTTTAGTTCAACAACATCAAACAACTTGGTTGGATTATAATCCTTTACCAATACCAACAGAACGAGAATTATATGTGCTTGCAGATAATTTACCTGTATACCGAGTTTTATATAAAAAATTGACGAATTAA